A genome region from Bacteroides stercoris ATCC 43183 includes the following:
- a CDS encoding pyridoxal phosphate-dependent aminotransferase, which produces MPTISIRGMEMPASPIRKLAPLADAAKQRGIHVFHLNIGQPDLPTPQVAIDAIRNIDRKVLEYSPSAGYRSYREKLVGYYDKYNIKLTADDIIITSGGSEAVLFSFMACLNPGDEIIVPEPAYANYMAFAISAGARIRTIATTIEEGFSLPKVEKFEELINERTRAILICNPNNPTGYLYTRREMNQIRDLVKKYDLFLFSDEVYREFIYTGSPYISACHLEGIENNVVLIDSVSKRYSECGIRIGALITKNKEIRDAVMKFCQARLSPPLIGQIAAEASLDAGEDYLRDTYDEYVERRKCLIDGLNRIPGVYSPIPMGAFYTVAKLPVDDSDKFCAWCLSEFQYEGQTVFMAPASGFYTTPGSGRNEVRIAYVLKKEDLIRALFVLSKALEAYPGRTE; this is translated from the coding sequence ATGCCAACAATTTCTATTCGCGGGATGGAGATGCCCGCATCTCCTATCAGAAAGCTGGCTCCCTTGGCAGATGCAGCCAAGCAACGGGGCATCCATGTATTCCACCTCAATATCGGACAGCCCGACCTGCCTACGCCGCAAGTCGCGATTGACGCCATCCGTAATATTGACCGTAAGGTATTGGAGTACAGTCCCAGTGCCGGTTATCGCAGCTATCGCGAGAAGTTGGTGGGGTATTACGATAAGTACAACATCAAGCTCACTGCGGATGACATAATCATTACATCCGGCGGTTCGGAAGCGGTGCTGTTCTCTTTCATGGCATGCCTCAATCCGGGTGACGAGATTATCGTGCCCGAACCGGCTTATGCCAATTACATGGCATTTGCCATCTCTGCCGGAGCCAGGATACGTACGATTGCAACGACCATCGAAGAGGGATTCTCGCTGCCTAAGGTGGAGAAGTTCGAGGAGCTGATAAACGAACGTACGCGTGCCATCCTGATTTGTAACCCCAACAACCCTACCGGCTACCTTTATACCCGCCGTGAAATGAATCAAATACGCGACCTTGTGAAGAAGTACGACCTCTTCCTCTTCTCCGACGAGGTGTATCGCGAGTTCATCTATACGGGTTCTCCATACATCTCCGCCTGCCATCTGGAAGGCATCGAGAACAATGTAGTCCTGATTGATTCCGTTTCCAAGCGTTATTCCGAATGCGGTATCCGTATAGGTGCGCTGATAACGAAGAACAAAGAGATACGCGATGCCGTTATGAAGTTCTGCCAGGCGCGTTTGAGTCCACCGTTGATAGGTCAGATTGCCGCCGAAGCGTCTTTGGATGCCGGTGAAGACTATCTGCGCGATACCTACGACGAGTATGTAGAACGCCGTAAATGCCTGATTGACGGTCTGAACCGTATCCCCGGCGTATATTCGCCCATTCCGATGGGAGCGTTCTATACCGTGGCCAAGCTGCCCGTAGACGATTCGGACAAGTTCTGCGCATGGTGTCTTTCCGAATTCCAGTACGAAGGGCAGACCGTTTTCATGGCTCCGGCTTCCGGCTTTTATACCACTCCGGGTTCCGGCCGCAACGAAGTGCGCATCGCTTACGTCTTGAAGAAGGAAGATTTAATCCGTGCACTGTTTGTGCTTTCCAAAGCGCTCGAAGCTTATCCGGGACGTACGGAATAG
- a CDS encoding ABC transporter substrate binding protein: MGKHFFLTCSLAFLCMISGTLSAAETNYNVLFIQSYTNSSSWHNNLIAGLQDGLEEGGVKANVVIEYLNADFWTFASECVIMRRICERARQRKTDLIVTSSDEAFFTLTHCGDSLPYQIPVVVSGIKYPDRKLFDRMPNVSGFTSVTDFNVLLEEAIRLFPARKEIVCLSDSSFLSAKGVEAVEEAWESFHKKHPEYSFKELNVQRKSLNSLITSICYDYHAHKYIVIAPKWIPFLSLKLKAPVFANQNLAMTSGVLCVYDVEPAADTYAAGIQAASILKGRSPASFGIGDLGGKLLFDYKQLDFFHVDVDSVEKRGIVLNIPLMDRYQAWFILFYSVIVGALAFLVVWLYRSNRRESRKRIHAQTRLLIQHRLVEQRDEFDKIFCSIRDGLVTYDMDLRIHFVNRALVEMLGLPAEMYTTRPYEGQVAGSILHIYMNGENILQALLKQVIQDRKPVIIPEKAFMQENTKGIYFPVSGEVVPIFAKDKLTGMAIVCRNISEEEMQKRFFNMAIEESSIYPWQYNTRLKCFHFPDGLLQRFNCYDNTDYISREELDRIVHPEDLSRTCRHFDNIMLGHEPNSRMSFRLQNADGGYEWWEFRSTAYEGLTVDIPYRVLGVCQSIQRYKDTEEELIAARDRALQADRLKSAFLANMSHEIRTPLNAIVGFSDLLKDLQAFSSEEVQQFVETININCTLLLALINDILDLSRIESGTMDFQFSSYNLTFIMQEVYDSQRLSMPQGVELCTDFPEGADKYITTDAVRLKQVLNNLINNAKKFTVQGSITLGYRVDESGYTTVFVEDTGAGISDEDQKHIFERFYKADSFTQGAGLGLSICQTIVERIHGTITVTSKPGRGTRFEVRMSDDVI, translated from the coding sequence ATGGGAAAACACTTTTTCTTAACATGTTCATTAGCTTTCTTATGCATGATATCGGGGACGCTTTCGGCTGCGGAAACCAATTATAATGTACTTTTCATACAATCATACACAAACAGTTCTTCCTGGCATAATAACCTTATTGCCGGTTTGCAGGACGGCTTGGAAGAGGGCGGTGTAAAAGCAAACGTGGTTATAGAGTATCTGAATGCCGATTTTTGGACGTTTGCTTCGGAGTGTGTCATCATGCGCCGCATATGCGAACGTGCCAGACAGCGGAAAACGGATTTGATTGTGACGTCCAGTGATGAGGCTTTCTTTACCTTGACTCACTGCGGCGATTCTTTGCCGTATCAGATACCGGTAGTTGTTTCGGGCATTAAATATCCTGACAGGAAGTTGTTCGACCGTATGCCGAATGTCTCGGGCTTCACTTCAGTAACGGATTTTAATGTGTTGCTTGAGGAAGCCATACGTTTGTTTCCTGCACGTAAGGAGATTGTCTGCCTGTCGGACAGCAGTTTTTTGAGTGCTAAGGGAGTGGAAGCGGTAGAAGAAGCCTGGGAGTCTTTTCATAAGAAACATCCCGAATACAGTTTTAAGGAACTGAATGTGCAGAGAAAGTCCCTCAACTCTCTCATAACGTCTATTTGTTACGATTATCATGCCCATAAGTACATTGTTATCGCCCCTAAGTGGATTCCTTTTCTTTCCCTGAAATTGAAAGCTCCTGTATTTGCCAATCAAAACCTGGCAATGACAAGTGGTGTTTTATGTGTTTATGATGTAGAACCGGCGGCAGATACTTATGCTGCGGGCATACAGGCGGCAAGTATTCTGAAGGGGCGGTCGCCTGCTTCATTCGGAATAGGAGACCTGGGTGGCAAGTTATTGTTCGACTACAAACAGTTGGACTTCTTCCATGTAGATGTGGATAGTGTTGAAAAACGGGGAATCGTTTTGAACATTCCTCTGATGGACCGCTATCAGGCCTGGTTTATTCTGTTCTATTCGGTGATAGTGGGTGCGTTGGCATTTCTTGTAGTCTGGCTCTATCGGAGCAACCGGCGTGAATCGCGCAAGCGGATACATGCGCAGACCCGTCTGCTGATACAACACCGTCTGGTGGAACAGCGGGATGAATTCGATAAGATATTCTGTTCTATTCGCGACGGACTGGTTACGTATGATATGGATTTGAGAATCCATTTTGTGAACCGGGCTTTAGTGGAGATGCTGGGATTACCTGCAGAAATGTATACGACACGTCCGTACGAAGGACAGGTTGCCGGTTCCATTCTCCATATTTACATGAATGGCGAGAACATCCTGCAGGCTCTGTTGAAACAGGTGATACAGGATAGGAAGCCTGTCATTATACCGGAAAAGGCATTCATGCAAGAGAATACCAAAGGTATTTATTTCCCTGTTTCGGGCGAGGTGGTTCCTATCTTTGCGAAAGACAAACTGACGGGTATGGCAATTGTCTGCCGTAATATATCCGAAGAAGAGATGCAGAAGCGTTTTTTCAATATGGCTATTGAGGAAAGTTCCATTTATCCGTGGCAGTACAACACACGGTTGAAATGCTTCCATTTTCCCGACGGACTGCTGCAACGTTTCAATTGCTACGACAATACGGACTATATCTCGAGGGAAGAACTGGATCGGATTGTCCATCCGGAAGACCTTTCCCGCACATGCAGGCATTTCGACAATATCATGCTGGGGCATGAGCCGAACTCGCGCATGAGTTTCCGGCTGCAAAACGCAGATGGCGGATATGAGTGGTGGGAGTTCCGGAGTACCGCTTATGAGGGGCTTACGGTAGATATACCTTATAGGGTATTGGGTGTATGCCAGAGTATCCAGCGTTATAAAGACACCGAAGAGGAACTTATCGCGGCCCGTGACCGTGCCTTGCAGGCTGACAGACTGAAATCGGCGTTCCTTGCCAACATGAGCCATGAGATACGTACTCCGTTGAATGCGATAGTCGGTTTCTCCGATTTGTTGAAAGACCTGCAAGCCTTTTCTTCGGAAGAAGTACAGCAGTTTGTCGAGACTATCAATATAAACTGCACGTTGTTGCTGGCTCTGATTAATGATATTCTGGACCTCTCGCGCATCGAATCGGGCACAATGGATTTTCAGTTCTCTTCTTACAATCTTACGTTTATCATGCAGGAAGTTTACGACTCCCAGAGGCTGAGCATGCCGCAGGGAGTGGAATTATGCACCGATTTTCCGGAAGGGGCCGACAAGTATATCACTACCGATGCCGTACGCTTGAAGCAGGTTTTGAATAATCTGATTAACAATGCCAAGAAGTTTACCGTGCAAGGGAGCATCACTTTAGGATATAGAGTGGATGAATCCGGATATACCACCGTCTTTGTGGAAGATACCGGAGCGGGTATATCCGATGAAGACCAGAAGCATATCTTCGAGCGTTTCTATAAGGCGGACAGCTTTACGCAAGGGGCCGGTTTAGGGTTGAGTATCTGCCAGACAATTGTGGAACGTATACACGGAACCATTACGGTGACTTCAAAGCCGGGCAGAGGAACCCGCTTTGAAGTCCGCATGAGTGATGATGTAATATGA
- a CDS encoding ABC transporter permease, with protein MNLSRFIALRIYRSSDVGKQVSRPAVLIATIGVAIGLAVMIIAVSVIIGFKSEVRDKIIGFGSHIQISNSDAARSFETRPIAVTDSMLAALADNSGVKHVQRYSTKPGMIKTSDAFQGMVLKGIGPEYGSSFFRRHLIEGEFPQFSDSASTNRVVVSKAIADKLKLKLGDKIDTYYIQDDVRARRLTIVGIYQTNFSEYDNLFLLTDLCLVNRLNKWHPDQVSGVELELYDYDKLEETTYRIADEVARHPDPYGAEYCVLNVEQLNPQIFAWLGILDVNIWVILILMIGVAGFTMVSGLLIIIIERTSMIGVLKSLGANNLTIRKLFLWLAVFLIGKGMLWGNVIGLAFYFIQKWFGLFRLDPETYYMDTVPVSFNLWLFLLLNVGTLLASIAMLLGPSYLITRIHPANSMRYE; from the coding sequence ATGAATTTATCCCGTTTCATAGCGCTGCGTATTTACCGCAGTTCCGATGTCGGAAAGCAAGTTTCCCGTCCTGCCGTGCTGATAGCAACTATCGGTGTTGCTATCGGGTTGGCGGTGATGATTATTGCCGTGTCGGTGATAATCGGTTTCAAGAGCGAGGTACGCGATAAGATAATCGGTTTCGGCTCGCATATCCAGATTAGCAATTCGGATGCGGCGCGTTCTTTTGAAACCCGCCCCATAGCCGTGACGGACAGTATGCTTGCTGCTCTTGCGGATAATTCCGGTGTGAAACACGTGCAACGCTATTCCACCAAGCCGGGTATGATAAAGACGTCCGATGCCTTTCAAGGCATGGTATTGAAAGGTATAGGGCCGGAGTATGGCAGTTCCTTCTTCCGCCGTCACCTGATAGAGGGAGAGTTTCCGCAGTTCAGCGACTCGGCTTCTACCAACCGGGTGGTCGTTTCAAAGGCGATAGCCGACAAACTGAAGCTGAAGCTCGGCGACAAGATAGACACCTACTACATACAGGACGATGTGCGTGCCCGCCGCCTGACAATCGTCGGCATTTACCAGACCAACTTTTCCGAATACGACAACCTGTTCCTGCTTACAGACCTGTGCCTGGTGAACCGTCTGAACAAGTGGCATCCCGACCAGGTGAGCGGAGTGGAGCTGGAGCTGTACGACTACGATAAACTGGAAGAAACCACCTACCGGATAGCCGATGAAGTGGCCCGGCATCCCGACCCTTACGGGGCAGAATACTGTGTACTCAACGTAGAGCAGTTGAACCCGCAGATTTTTGCATGGCTCGGCATCTTGGATGTCAATATATGGGTTATCCTTATCCTGATGATTGGCGTTGCCGGGTTTACCATGGTTTCGGGACTGCTGATAATCATCATAGAGCGCACCTCCATGATTGGCGTTCTGAAATCTTTGGGAGCGAACAACCTCACTATCCGCAAACTGTTTCTTTGGCTGGCGGTATTCCTCATCGGAAAAGGAATGCTGTGGGGCAATGTAATAGGATTGGCTTTCTATTTTATCCAGAAGTGGTTCGGCTTGTTCCGTCTCGACCCGGAAACCTATTATATGGACACCGTTCCCGTATCTTTCAATCTTTGGCTTTTCTTGTTGCTGAATGTCGGCACGCTGCTGGCTTCAATCGCTATGCTGTTAGGACCGTCCTACCTCATTACACGGATTCATCCGGCAAATTCCATGCGCTACGAGTAG